The Leptolyngbya sp. 'hensonii' genomic interval ACCAAGATTGCATTCGCCGCTCAGCGCCAGTTGCTCTTAACCTTGGCTCTGGGAACTGGTGCTGCTGCTATCCTGGTGTCGATCATTGCAACGGTCCTAGCGAACCGGGCCGTTCGCCCAATTCAGGCAGCAGCCCAGGCGGTGGAGAACATTGGTCAGGGCAATCTGGAAACTCGCCTCCAAGTCGCCGGGGAGGATGAACTGGCCGTGCTGGGGTCTAACATCAACCTGATGGCGGAACAAATTGAAACTCTGGTGGAAAACCAGAAAGCAGAAACGGAACGGATTGAGCAGGCCCGTCAGGAAGCCCGTCAGGAAGCGGATGCCCGCGCCGAAGAGCAGCGGCACCAAAAAGAGACCCTGCAGAAACGAGCCCTGGAACTGCTGATGGAGGTGGACCCGGTAAGCCGAGGTGACCTGACCATCCGGGCTCAGGTCACCCCGGATGAAGTGGGAACGATCGCGGACTCCTACAATGCCATCATTCGCTCCCTGAGACAGATTGTGCAACAGGTGAAAACGGCTTCTGCATCGGTAACGGAAACTGCCAGCAGCAACGAAACTGCCGTCAGCAGCCTGTCTGAAGAAGCAACCCAGCAGATGAAGGCCATTGCAGGAGCACTCCAGCAAATTGAAGCGATCGCCACCTCCATTCAGGGGGTTGCGACCCGCGCCAAACAAGCAGAAATAGGGGTGCAGAAAGCAGGCCAAACCCTGCGGGCGGGAGACGAAGCCATGAACCGAACCGTATCCGGGATTTCCGCCATCCGGACCACTGTGTCTGAAACGGCCAAGAAAGTGAAGCGCCTTGGGGAAGCATCCCAGAAAATTTCCAAAGTGGTCAACCTGATCGGGAACTTTGCAGCTCAAACCAACCTGCTGGCTCTGAACGCAGCCATTGAAGCAGCCCGAGCTGGTGAAGAAGGCCGAGGTTTTGCGGTGGTTGCCGAAGAAGTGCGATCGCTGGCTCAACAGTCCACTGCAGCCACCGCTGAAATTGAACAACTGGTAGAGGAAATCCAGAGCCAGACCAATGAGGTGGTGACGGCCATGGAAGCTGGAACGGAACAGGTGGTGGCGGGAACCCAACTGGTAGAGGAAACTCGCCAGAAACTCTCCCAGATCAGTGCTGTGAGTGCCCAGATCAACAAACTGGTCAAGGAAATTTCCCAGGCTACCGCAGTACAAACCCAGGTTTCCACCACCGTGACGCAAACGATGCAGGCGGTGGCCCAGATTGCTGGGGATACATCCAGGCAGTCGGAAACGGTGGCCCAATCCTTTACCCAGCTCCTGGCAGTGGCCGAAAATCTGCAAGTGAGTGTGGCCAAGTTTAAGGTCGGATAGGGAGAGCAATCCTCATGGCAGTAGATATCGAAATTCAGGACCAAGCCTATAAGTTCTTCATGCAAGAATCCATCGAGTTCTTGCAGACGATCGAAAGTGGGTTGCTCAACCTACGTACCGATCGCAGCACACCTCAGATTCATGCCCTGATGCGGGCAGCCCATTCGATTAAAGGTGGCGCAGCCAGTGTTGGCCTGGAGAGCATCCAGATTCTGGCTCACCGTCTGGAAGACATCTTTCGAGCCTTCTACTCAGACACGACAGAAATTGATGGGGAGCTAGAAAACGACCTCCTGCAGGCTTTTGATTGCCTGAAAGCTCCCTTGCTGGAGCAAATTCAGACTGGACAGCACGACTTCATGACGGCTCTGGAGCAAGGAGAACCTATCTTTACCCGTCTGGAAACCCGTCTGGCCGATGCCCTGAGTTCCAATGCCGAACTGCCCACAGCGGCTGAACTGGGGATTGATATTGTCCAGGCCGTTTTTACCGGTGATGTGGAAGGGGGATTAACCCGCCTGGAACACATTCTGTCCCATCCAGAAGGGGCCGAAGTGATGGGTGAGATTCGGGCCCAGGCAGAGGTCTTCGTCGGCATTGGCGAACTCCTCAACCTGCCCGGATTTAAGGCGATCGCTGAGGCTACCATCACGGCTCTGAACACCCTACCTCAGGAAGCTCTGGCGATCGGCTGGGCTGCCATCTCAGACTTTCGAGCGGCTCAGGCGTTCATCATTGCAGGCGATCGGGAACAGGGAGGACACCCCCTCTCCCTGCTGGCGTTTTCCCAACCTGTAAGCATCGCGAACGATACTGATCCTGAACCCGATCCTAAAAATCTGGATGAGCTGTTTGGCAACCTGGATGAAACCAGCTTCATTTCGAGCCTGGATCTTCAGCCAGATGGGAGGACAGAAGTTGTTCGCCTAGAATTCGAAACCAGAGATAACCTGGACGGCAATGAAGACCTGGAGGCCATTTTTGGCCAGTCCCTCAATCTCTCCGTTCTGGAGGAAATTCCAGCGGCCCTGACTGCCCCCCCCGAAGATCTGGAAGCCATTTTTGGCCAATCTCCCAATCTGTCCATGGCTTTGGAGGAAACCCCAGAAGCGCTAGTTGACTCCCCCGAAGATCTGGAAGCCATTTTTGGCCAATCTCCCAATCTGTCCATAGTTCTGGAAGACCTCGACTCTGTTCCAGAGAAAACCCAAAACGATCCAGTGGTGGAGATCCTGCCACCCGTCAACCCAGATCCCCAAGCCACCCCAGACGCCCCCTATCTGGCGAATACGGTCAAAGTCGATCTCAGCCGTCTGGAACGTTTGAATAACCTGGTGGGAGAGTTGGTCACCCACGAAAACAGTGCCCTTTCGCAAA includes:
- a CDS encoding methyl-accepting chemotaxis protein, coding for MLLNDRSSSSAPANPSQGMPTADRSVNGSVNGSINGEGGGSPLEQPPKPPKPSWMLPTRFNRLSLRAKATLLAIALGTVPVLAIGGAAYLLANRSITQQTIESKQTRAVSLADKVNRFMFERYGDIQVLANLTVLRNAGLKKVISPAEQSRVLTDYTQFYGVYDSIAVFDLDGNPVVQSQGSPLGNHRDRGYFQQALKTGKAIISAVEVSKSNDQSVIHFAAPVRDSATNKVIGVVRTRMPIKYLEDVVRDYAASGDEYHLLDSSGKFFIAAETEQVGRDAWTDFPRLAEFKGSKNPTVQISIDQIDKAQQVAAYAPLGSFKELPDLGWSTIVATDTKIAFAAQRQLLLTLALGTGAAAILVSIIATVLANRAVRPIQAAAQAVENIGQGNLETRLQVAGEDELAVLGSNINLMAEQIETLVENQKAETERIEQARQEARQEADARAEEQRHQKETLQKRALELLMEVDPVSRGDLTIRAQVTPDEVGTIADSYNAIIRSLRQIVQQVKTASASVTETASSNETAVSSLSEEATQQMKAIAGALQQIEAIATSIQGVATRAKQAEIGVQKAGQTLRAGDEAMNRTVSGISAIRTTVSETAKKVKRLGEASQKISKVVNLIGNFAAQTNLLALNAAIEAARAGEEGRGFAVVAEEVRSLAQQSTAATAEIEQLVEEIQSQTNEVVTAMEAGTEQVVAGTQLVEETRQKLSQISAVSAQINKLVKEISQATAVQTQVSTTVTQTMQAVAQIAGDTSRQSETVAQSFTQLLAVAENLQVSVAKFKVG